The window GACCTGGACGCACTCCAGGAGCGTCTGGAATCCTCCCTCCCCGAGGGTGCCCACATCAAGGGCACCCAGCGCGACGACGTCGCGTTCGGGCTGGTGGCGCTGTTCCCCACCGTCATCGTCCCCGACGACGCCGGGGGCACCGAGGCCGTCGAGGAGGCCTTCTCCGGCGTCGAGGGCGTCGAGTCGGTGCAGGTCGAGGAAGTCGGTCGCATCTGAGGCCAGCTCCGCCGTCGAGCCGGTTCTGCGGCGAACCTCTCTCGGCAGGTATAAGCCTTCTGGCCGCCGTGGAGGCCGTTTTCAGGACGCGAGAACGCCCGACCTACTTATGCAGACGTGGCCCATCGTTGCCGATATGACCCACAGCAGGCAGCGCTCGACCTGGGCACCGTCGGGGTGGTCGGCATGAGCGCCGGCGCCCGCGAGGATTCGACGACCTCCGAGGTCGAGACAGCGCGTGACCCGCTCGCGCCGTGGGCCTTCCGTGCGGCGATGTCGGGCCTCTCCGAGGAGCAGGCCCGCGAGCTGCTCGAGGGCGAACGGTGCCCCCAGCCCAGCCACGAGGAGCGCTGGGAGGCCGAGATGGATGCGCTCGAACTTCGAGAGGAAGGCGGCGACGTGGTCGTGTACCGGACGGACGAGGAGCACGCATGGCTCCAGTCGGACACGGCGCTTCGACCGGACGAGGTTCGGTGAACGGCCCGTTCTTCCGGCGCGTGCTTCCGCCGTAGTGGCCACGCCGAGCGGTTCGGTGACGCCCACGGTACCGGACACAGAACACACCATTCAAGTACTCCTCGGGTCAATTCGGTCTCACGACTATGCCGAGCTCCAACGGGCCCCTTCACGGAACACGCAACAAGCTACGGAACAAGCCCCGCGAGCGGGGGACCTCCCCGCCGCAGCGCGCCGTCGAGGAGTTCGAGGCGGGCGACAAGGTCCACCTCCACATCGACCCGAGCGTGCCGGACGGCCGCTTCCACCCCCGATTCAACGGTCACACCGGTGAAATCGAGGCTCAGCAGGGCCGTGCCTACAAGGTGACCATCACCGACGGCAGCAAGGAGAAGACCATCATCACGAAGCCCGCGCACCTCCGCCGACAGACGGAGTAACCGCATGACGATCTTCAAGGAGACGCTCGACGCCGAGTACGTCACCACCGCCGAGGCCAAGGAGCTGCTGGCGGAGGTCGAGCAGGAGCGCGCGCTCGACGAGGACCGCGAGATGCGCTACGAACTGGCGCGCGCCATCGACCACGCCAACCGCTTTGCCGCCATGAGCGCCGAGGACGGCCGTGCGCTGGTCGAGGACCTCCTCGAACTGGAGAAGCTCGACGAGAAGACCGCCCACAAGATCGCCGACACCCTCCCGCAGGACCGCGACGAGGTCCGGTCCGTGTTCGCCCAGGAGCGCTACGCGCTCGACGGCGACGAACTCGACGAGGTCCTCAACATCGTCGCGAAGTACGCCTGAGGGGCGTTCCGTTTCGTTCTCGCTGCACTTCCGTGGAGCCGCCGCTCCCACCGTCAGCGTTAACCGCGTCTGATGGGTATGTATGGTAATGAAATCCGCTCAAACCCGGGAGGTGGCAAAAGAGAGGACATCCACGCCGCGGAAGTCGGTGCTGTTCTGCCCCACCTGCGGCCGCAGGGCCCCCGTCGAGGGGGACTGGGTCGTCACCGAGCGGTCCGTGGACGGCGACTGCCGACGGGCCTACGGCTGCCCGGCCTGCGGTCGCACACTGGTCGACCAGCCCGTGTTCGAGGCGTCCATCCCGGCCTGATGGCCGTGGTCGGTGTTACCGGAGGATCGAGGAGAAAGCCCTGCCCTTCAGAGCGGGGAGGATGTCAGGGCGACAGCGTCCCCTCGTCCGTGATGACCGAGTCGACGAGATGCATCGGCGTCGCGTCGTACGCGGGGTTCTCGATGTCGAACCCATCGGCGGGTTCGAGCATGACCTCGCTCGCGGGCCGGAACTCGTTCTGGAACTGGAACCCGCCCTCGTCGATGACCTTCGTCGAGGCGCCGACGACGGTGACCGGGACCGCGAGCTCGGCCGCGGTTGCGGCGATGGGGAAGGTGCCGACGCGGTTGTAGAACGTGTCCTCGACGATGCAGTCCATCCCGACCATCACGCGGTCGCACTCGGGGAGGACCTCGCCACAGGCCGAGTCCACGAGCAGGTGGGGCTCGATGCGGTCGATACCCGCGAGCGTGCGGGCCGTCTTGCGCCCGAGGTAGCGCGGGCGCGCCTCGGTCACGTACACCTCGAGGTGGCGGCCCTCGGCGGCCGCGAGTTCCAGCGCCTCGAGCACGGTCGAGGAGTAGTCGTGCGTGAGGACCACGTCACCGTCACGGAGCGCATCGGCGGCGTTCTCGGCGGCCTGCCGCTTGCCGGTCTCGACCTGCTCGACGACCGCCTCGATGGCGTCCTCGGTGGCCGCCTTCGCGGCCGCCACGTCCTCGTGGTCGACGTCCGTGACGGAGGCCTGTATCTGTCCCTGCGTGGTGTGCAGCGTCGCGTGGGAGGGCTGGGCGCGCTTGAGCGCCTGGCTGTTCCGTTCGAGGTCCCGAACGTACTCCTCGAGCGACGGGTAGTCGCGGTCCAGCACCTCCCGCAGCGCCTCGGCCGCCTTCACCGCCACGACAGAGGAGCTGTGGGTCTGCATGTCGCGGATCTCCGCGACCGTCTCGTCGATCATGCGCGAGGGCACTCGCGCGGTGGTCAAAGGCGTGTCGGCCCCGAACCCGGCCACGGCGTCGGCCTGCATCGCGGGGGCCGGTGTCCGGCCGGGACCGGGGCAGAGTCGGGCGTGGTGGTTTAGCCCCTGGCGCCCGGACCGACGGTATGGTCACAGTCACCTACACCTGCCCGCGGTGTGATGCGGTGGTGGAACTGGAGCGGGATGCCTACCTCGCCGACAAGGCGGTCACGCCGGACCCGCTGGCGGGCTGGACGTACGTCCCCGTCTACGAGGCGTTCGAGGCGGGAACCGAGCCCCCGCTGCTGGACGGCGACGCCGTCGACGCCGACGGCGTGGAGCTGGTCTGTGGCGCGAGCGAGACCCGCGGCGAGGGGTGTGGGCGCCCGTTCTACCTCTCGTTCGTCCGGCACGAGGACGGCGAGGAGGTCGACCCGAACCTGTCGCTGGACGATGTCTCGTTCGACTTTCTTCGTGACTGATGGCCCTGCAATCACGCGAGGGCGAGGGGGGTGCTCGACCGCCGGAGTTTCCGTTCGAACCAAAGCGTTAAATATGAGACTAAGTAGACGTTAGGTGTGCCCCACTGCAACAACTGCGACTCGTACGTTAGCGAGGCGTACGTACGGGTGTTCGCCCCGCAGGGCATGGATACCGTCCGTG of the Haloglomus salinum genome contains:
- a CDS encoding 50S ribosomal protein L21e, which translates into the protein MPSSNGPLHGTRNKLRNKPRERGTSPPQRAVEEFEAGDKVHLHIDPSVPDGRFHPRFNGHTGEIEAQQGRAYKVTITDGSKEKTIITKPAHLRRQTE
- a CDS encoding elongation factor 1-beta, which encodes MGKVAAKLKVMPESPDVDLDALQERLESSLPEGAHIKGTQRDDVAFGLVALFPTVIVPDDAGGTEAVEEAFSGVEGVESVQVEEVGRI
- a CDS encoding DUF7563 family protein, which encodes MPHCNNCDSYVSEAYVRVFAPQGMDTVRVCPHCEDKLRDGADVREARAPRQQ
- a CDS encoding RNA polymerase Rpb4 family protein, translated to MTIFKETLDAEYVTTAEAKELLAEVEQERALDEDREMRYELARAIDHANRFAAMSAEDGRALVEDLLELEKLDEKTAHKIADTLPQDRDEVRSVFAQERYALDGDELDEVLNIVAKYA
- a CDS encoding translation initiation factor eIF-2B — protein: MIDETVAEIRDMQTHSSSVVAVKAAEALREVLDRDYPSLEEYVRDLERNSQALKRAQPSHATLHTTQGQIQASVTDVDHEDVAAAKAATEDAIEAVVEQVETGKRQAAENAADALRDGDVVLTHDYSSTVLEALELAAAEGRHLEVYVTEARPRYLGRKTARTLAGIDRIEPHLLVDSACGEVLPECDRVMVGMDCIVEDTFYNRVGTFPIAATAAELAVPVTVVGASTKVIDEGGFQFQNEFRPASEVMLEPADGFDIENPAYDATPMHLVDSVITDEGTLSP